The nucleotide sequence GACACTGGAAGTGTAATCGGTTCGCCCTCCTCCGCTGAAGCCGAGCTGGCCGCGGTTCACAGCAGGACAGATGGCTCCAAGGACTCGCCCAGCGATGACCGATTGGAGGCGCCGAGCTGTAAGGACAGTGCCAGGGACTCGGAATCCATCATATCCTCGGGCATGAGCTCCCTGTGCAACAGTCCACCGATGAACAGCAAGCGGCTGAGCAAGTACTCCGATCGCTACGATGCGGTGACCCTCAAGTTGCTGTCCTCCAGATTGGATGAGAGCCTGCAGGATGCCAGTTCCCTGCACTCAGTGACCGAATCCTTCAGATTGGGTCGCCTGGGATCCCGTAGTGTCAGCACTTCCCTGACGAATGTGAGTTAAGAGGTTACTCTGAGTTTTTATTAGTTAAACATGTTAAGAAGTTAAATCAAAATACTTATGAACTCTTAGACTCTGACAAACTGAAAactaaatacattttaattttacaggGCTGCTACTCTCCAGCTGCCAGCGTGGTGAGCACGGCCACTATCAGGACCACCAGTAATCCCAAGGAGTCCAAGGAGAAGCAAAATCGTAGAAAACTGCTGGCCCGACCAGGTTCAGAATTTTCGCTCGGTAACCAGGAGGAACTTGAGCTCGATTACTACGATTACAATGTGATCAATGCGGGATCGGCACCTGGCTCCTATCTTGGAATGGACCCGGCCTACCTTATCTGGATACCGCCCTTCGAAGAGGTGGCAGAACGGGAAGAGGACGACAAAACGCCGGAGCCAGAACCGAATCCGGAGAGAGATGAGCGGGAGCCGCTGTACGAGGAAATTCGGATGCCCAAGTACGGGCACTATTTGAGTCCGGCAAGCAACACGGAGTCCAGCAAGTCCACTACGGCTGATAATACACCCAGTTCAGAGGAGCGATCACCTCCGGACAGTGGGCGACCCTCAAAGGCCACTTCACCCTGCGATGGAGCGGAAAAGGGAGCTAAGTCCCTGCCCAAGCAACCCACTCCCTTTATGTCCAGAAAGCAGCGACGTCAGTCCAAACAGCAGATGCAATCCAGTTTGTCATTAAGCGCAGGTTCCCTCGATCATGAACAGCGATCGGGAAGGAATTCGAAAACCCCAATTGAAATTCCTGCAGTGCATCAGAAATTGGAAACGGAACTGGAACCAAACGATTCCATGAGTGGCTCTTATGTGGAAAAGGAAACGGCCGTGGAAAAATCTTCAGGGGATCTGCAGGAGTTCCTATCTCTCGATGACATCCAGTTTGCCGATGAGAGTGGCAGCGATTACGAGGCTGTAAACCTCAAGAAAGTACCCAAATCGGAACTCAATCTAAACCAGGATGATGTTCGATCTAAGCTTCTCCGAAGAAAAGAGACAAAGTCAAGGGAAGTGTCTGTATAACccaaaaatattattgtacATAAAGTCAGCACAAGAAAGGCGGTATATGTTTAGCTTAGTTTACGATCTTGTAAAATACGGGTAAATATTATATATCAGCACCATAAGAAATGTAGACCACCTGGAGTAAATCTGTTTTTAAAGCTAAGCCTTAAGCTCGTCTCAATAAAATGTATACctaaaaatcgaaaaaaatgtAGAGCAAGCTCTTATCTAGTCTCAAAGCTCTTATAAGGCTAATCTGTTTAATCTCTCGTTACAATGTATATATCGTAGCTAAGGTTCACTGtaatttaagtatttattcGCACATGGCTATGTAAACCACTAAATTATATGGAACTATTGAGTTATTTATACAACTTCATTTGGCAATAACTTTGAATTAGACAATTGGAATTACGAAATTTTGTGATCTTCATTTTGTGCTTTGGAGCATTGGAAATTCTAGTCAATATGATAGTCAAAATTAATTagcattttaaaatcaaaagatgtttttgttttaaccAAATAATAAGCCTTTTTATCACTTCGATCTGTAAgaaaaaaacttaaataaaatacctgTATAGAAGAGTGTTTTGAGAATTTTTTGGGTGTGGGTTCTGTTGTAAATGAAAACTATTATATAACCCGTATAACAAATATCAAAGATTCCTTTTGGAGAGCACGAATTGctagaatttatttttttttgacttATAAGACATACGGATTTGAAAAGAAAatgaatatattttattttcttctcaAATTCGCATGAATTAATTTGATAACCTTTAAAATAATTGATCTTCCTTAAAAACAAGTAATTGATTTACTCTCCTTCGGAAAAGTTGTGGAATTACATTTCTTGGGGAAAGTAATCGACCTACTTTCACAAAGGAGAGTAATTGGatttattttctttgggaGATTAATTAACTTTCTTTCTGTGCTAAAAATTATAGTCCTGCTCTCCAAAGAGTAGAGTTCTTTTTTGCTGAGATCATGTAAACTAATAGGTCCAGTTCTATTGGGTTGATCAGAAGGTACAAGGGGAACTGTTTTTTTAACGGGTTCACTCTCAGTTGCAATATTTGCTCGATATGCCAATAATTCACGTCGTCTGTGTTCTTTTCGCATCTCCTCCAGAAATGGTGCTTCCTTTTCTGCCGGATTTCGTTTTATGGTTCGACACATAATGCAAGCGGTTTTTCTTTCCGTGGGTATTACATCTTCAGTCTCATCATCGGCTTGTTTTGGCGTTAGTTTGGGACTAGTACTGGTCCTTTTACTTACATTTAAGCCCTTTTCTACTGATATACTTATCTTCCTTTCATATATTTCTGTATAGGGAAATAACAGTAAGTCACGGTCCTCGATTCCCTCAAGATCGATGTCAAGAATTGAAGACGTATCGGTATGATTTCCATCTTTTTCTTCGCGATTTAGATATTGCTTTACCCTCTTCAATCGCTCGTTGTACATTTCCGTGGACATACCtgatttcgtacttaatttccTGGAGACAGAGCCATACCTTTCCAAATAGTTTCTGCGTTCTTGTGATTTGCGGTATCCTAAAAGGACACTGCCTGGCCTGTAAGGATTCAGATTACTTACATTACGTAAATACTCATCGTATTGATAGTCTGGTGCCATTAAGCCCTTGTTATATTGCTCATCGATACTGTCATAACTTTCTAAAGAATTTACTGGCGTAGCAGCTGATGTTACAAGCCCTGTGGGCGACTCTTCATCATTCTCCCTCGTTTTAGTTTGAGTTGGGCTATCCACTGATATTAGAGTTTCTTTGTTCATATACATCTGAACCTCTCCGTTTTTATAGATGCTAATTTTACTCTTATTTTCCTCCATTAAAGAAGGTTGAAGAATACTGAAAGATTTTGACCTTAAATAAACGGTTGTCTCATCTTTGTTGTCTCCGAGCTGCCCAATGGTTCTACTGGGTTCTTGTTGAAGGTTCCAAGTTCCGCTGTCTATATACTTTTCGCCGTTTTCTTTCAGCTTTTTGGTGTCTGTAGATTTTCCATCCTTTTTGCCCTTAGCCTTATTACCCTTTAGAGAATTGATTTCATCTGGAGGAGGATTTTGTACAGTCGCTTTTCCGTCGATAGAATGCCTCTTCTGCTTCCTGATTTTACGggatttcattttttttgagACAGTAGTCTTGTTTTCTGTGGCTCCTTGCTTTTCAATCGTTTCATTCTTTTCGATGTTTCCTATCAGCTTGTTAGTATCAAGAGATCTCTCCTGAACTTGATTGAATTCCAAAGTGGAACGTTTTGTAATAAAGGATGTCGATATCACAGAGTCCGAATCTCCGTTTGCATTTTTACCACGAAAAATATACTTATCTTCCGGAGCAGGAGGTTGTGTAACCCTTTCCTTTAAAAGTTCAGTTATGGGACGCATATTGCTTAGTATATCGTTTGCCTTGTCGATTTGCTTTATAGATTTTTTCCGATTTTTTCTAGTCTTTTTGAATGTATCGTAATCTTTATGGATACTTTTTAAAGGAGGTTTGACAACGGGGACCTTGCTGTTTGAATTATTAACTCTCTTTACTATTTTTTCATTGGCGTCAAATTTTTGTTCACTGTTAGATCTTTTGTGAACCTTATGAATCGCTTTCAACCGATTTTTTGCTGTTAGAGACGCGTATCCTGATTCAGCAGTCGAGTCTTTGGAATGCCCTTCCTGCTCACGTATTTTATTATATCTCGTTTGAACCCTTAGAATCTTTTCTTCATCTTCTTGGAAGGCATCTTTTGAAGAAGTGTCTGTCTTCActgttt is from Drosophila suzukii chromosome 3, CBGP_Dsuzu_IsoJpt1.0, whole genome shotgun sequence and encodes:
- the LOC108014591 gene encoding girdin, whose translation is MERLQFSIPINPNAKYLPNSISNVLYSIQKLDQNTLAWPTNQRKKDVCKGKRVRSPPEVPLAGTASCMIPKKKCCALSCNTKAAKKNTFYQILQASQDQPHFEDSSRYKYKNNDAQFKRDSKNDSIYNDIYDIVRTHIKNKRQPQYEKSPNRQISLTKQPPMLEVYKIRPVPTENREIKSKHLKSTDRSTPKSSKVNYPIIYINKLREKTNELSNSKGRQYKPKSSKSKTSKKESLKFPTRGNKQNENLKEEAHRSTQKLRSKSLTTKHTFNDILQGRERLAQTSIKKDNNNASLENNLNVPTTQDPNKDVLKVRELRSNQLATKHPIHHEKTAPKFDSSSSISKHQVKRTNKVRKRLRSRDLQRNSEEETGRKISTKNPEAIKKPASMLKTFKNQNLYDKIYIVRGRNSKGTTTASIFGGRPKIEIYKIQERNIETKEMGKKRNENLKQESYKTDPFFLGRSVEHLKHQWIFKVKSVGTTNLSKSKSPIANRPVKTTVREIPQATKKDQESFKEKTVKTDTSSKDAFQEDEEKILRVQTRYNKIREQEGHSKDSTAESGYASLTAKNRLKAIHKVHKRSNSEQKFDANEKIVKRVNNSNSKVPVVKPPLKSIHKDYDTFKKTRKNRKKSIKQIDKANDILSNMRPITELLKERVTQPPAPEDKYIFRGKNANGDSDSVISTSFITKRSTLEFNQVQERSLDTNKLIGNIEKNETIEKQGATENKTTVSKKMKSRKIRKQKRHSIDGKATVQNPPPDEINSLKGNKAKGKKDGKSTDTKKLKENGEKYIDSGTWNLQQEPSRTIGQLGDNKDETTVYLRSKSFSILQPSLMEENKSKISIYKNGEVQMYMNKETLISVDSPTQTKTRENDEESPTGLVTSAATPVNSLESYDSIDEQYNKGLMAPDYQYDEYLRNVSNLNPYRPGSVLLGYRKSQERRNYLERYGSVSRKLSTKSGMSTEMYNERLKRVKQYLNREEKDGNHTDTSSILDIDLEGIEDRDLLLFPYTEIYERKISISVEKGLNVSKRTSTSPKLTPKQADDETEDVIPTERKTACIMCRTIKRNPAEKEAPFLEEMRKEHRRRELLAYRANIATESEPVKKTVPLVPSDQPNRTGPISLHDLSKKELYSLESRTIIFSTERKLINLPKKINPITLLCESRSITFPKKCNSTTFPKESKSITCF